From Varibaculum massiliense, a single genomic window includes:
- a CDS encoding HPr family phosphocarrier protein, which yields MGGMLMQPRVAFIVVSQSQTLARGICEVVAALAPKVIIEPCGCHDEGLGTAAEILSTKISTVMEKLGEQDAIVLMADFGAARLACQQVITDIGMRRLRLGHGPIVEGTAAGVVAAAQGADLAEILRSINAASQFYPEEDAADILPPPPAPDPLAPRTLTYRASEPLSARPAARLARIATGFDAQVTINQVDAGSVLALMGLKIKPGDELRIAAEGGESLKALDAVQAALTAPEEDAVTGVED from the coding sequence ATGGGAGGAATGCTTATGCAGCCGCGGGTCGCCTTTATTGTTGTTTCGCAGTCACAGACGCTGGCGCGGGGGATATGCGAGGTGGTAGCCGCCCTTGCTCCGAAAGTCATTATCGAGCCGTGCGGATGCCACGATGAAGGGTTGGGTACCGCCGCGGAAATCCTGAGTACCAAAATTTCCACGGTGATGGAAAAACTCGGGGAACAAGACGCGATTGTCTTAATGGCGGATTTTGGGGCGGCGCGGCTGGCCTGCCAACAGGTAATCACCGATATCGGGATGCGCAGGCTGCGACTAGGACACGGACCGATTGTAGAGGGAACCGCCGCGGGGGTAGTAGCAGCGGCTCAAGGTGCAGATTTGGCAGAAATCCTGCGGTCAATCAACGCTGCTTCCCAGTTTTATCCTGAAGAGGACGCGGCAGATATTTTGCCACCTCCGCCCGCTCCGGATCCGCTTGCTCCCCGCACACTCACATACAGAGCCTCAGAGCCGCTATCGGCGCGTCCAGCAGCGCGTTTAGCGCGAATTGCTACTGGTTTTGATGCTCAGGTGACTATTAATCAGGTGGATGCCGGCAGTGTCCTCGCGCTTATGGGGTTGAAAATAAAACCGGGGGATGAACTGCGGATTGCCGCTGAAGGCGGGGAATCCTTGAAAGCCTTGGATGCGGTTCAGGCGGCACTAACTGCACCTGAAGAGGACGCCGTAACCGGGGTAGAGGATTGA
- a CDS encoding HPr family phosphocarrier protein, with protein sequence MMPSKTVKVGSSVGLHARPASIIAEKAAEFAEEITLGTPEEEPVDASSMMLIMTLGAECGTEVTVESENEEAVAAIAELVAKDLDAE encoded by the coding sequence GAAAGTGGGATCTTCCGTGGGATTACATGCCCGTCCCGCCTCGATTATCGCGGAGAAAGCAGCCGAGTTCGCTGAGGAAATCACTCTCGGAACCCCCGAAGAAGAGCCGGTAGATGCCTCCTCAATGATGTTGATTATGACCCTGGGTGCCGAATGCGGTACCGAGGTTACCGTGGAGAGCGAAAACGAGGAAGCAGTAGCGGCGATTGCGGAACTGGTCGCAAAAGACCTAGATGCCGAATAG
- the ndk gene encoding nucleoside-diphosphate kinase encodes MSDFKLDPDKEYTLVLVKPDGYHRGLTGKILARIEQKGYAIVALRVVQASDDDLHEHYEEHRGKHFFESMVDFMQSGKIVAAVFEGTRVVEGVRSLVGATSPTEAAPGTIRGDFGRDYDSGQIQNLVHAADSPASAAREIKIWFPDAC; translated from the coding sequence ATGAGTGACTTCAAATTGGACCCCGATAAGGAATATACCCTGGTGTTGGTGAAGCCGGATGGCTATCACCGCGGACTCACCGGGAAAATCTTGGCGCGGATTGAGCAAAAAGGCTACGCTATCGTGGCTTTGCGGGTAGTGCAGGCCAGTGACGATGACCTGCATGAACACTATGAAGAGCATCGTGGTAAACACTTCTTTGAATCCATGGTTGACTTCATGCAGTCCGGGAAGATTGTGGCGGCAGTTTTCGAAGGTACCCGGGTTGTTGAGGGAGTGCGTTCCCTGGTGGGTGCCACCAGTCCCACCGAGGCGGCTCCGGGAACTATTCGCGGTGACTTTGGACGCGACTACGACAGTGGGCAGATTCAAAACTTGGTGCATGCTGCAGATTCGCCGGCTTCCGCTGCTCGGGAAATAAAAATCTGGTTCCCGGACGCCTGCTAA